The Rhinolophus ferrumequinum isolate MPI-CBG mRhiFer1 chromosome 6, mRhiFer1_v1.p, whole genome shotgun sequence genome has a window encoding:
- the LIPC gene encoding hepatic triacylglycerol lipase encodes MGSSLCVSIFLVLSIFIQSSAYGQSLGLEPFRRRSRDVQPKTLQNTETRFLLFEGETENGCQIQLHHPDTLQQCGFNSSLPLVMIIHGWSMDGLLEDWIWKMVAALKSQLAQPVNVVLADWITLAQNHYAIAVRNTRLVGQEVAALLQWLEESVQFSRSNVHLIGYSLGAHVSGFAGSFIGGKQKIGRITGLDAAGPLFEGTSPSDRLSPDDADFVDAIHTFTREHMGLSVGIKQPVAHYDFYPNGGSFQPGCHLLELYKHITKHGLNAITQTIKCAHERSVHLFIDSLMHADTQSTGYTCSDMDSFSQGLCLNCKKGHCNKLGYHISQQWRSKKSKKLFLVTRAQSPFKVYHYQLKIQFVNQIEKPVEPTFTMSLLGTKEEVQKIPITLGEGITSNKTYSLLITLDVDIGELVMIKFKRENSAVWANVWNTVQTIIPWGRGPLYSGLILKHIRVKAGETQQRITFCLENMDDLQLHPTQEKNFVRCNVTSKKLKGKNT; translated from the exons AGCCATTTCGAAGAAGATCTCGAGATGTTCAACCAAAGACGTTGCAGAACACAGAGACCAGATTCCTGCTCTTTGAAGGGGAAACTGAGAACGGCTGTCAGATTCAGCTCCATCACCCAGACACGCTACAACAGTGTGGCTTCAACTCCTCTCTGCCGTTGGTGATGATAATCCACGGGTGGTCG ATGGATGGCTTGCTGGAAGACTGGATCTGGAAGATGGTGGCAGCCCTGAAGTCTCAGCTGGCCCAGCCAGTGAATGTGGTGCTGGCAGACTGGATCACCCTGGCCCAAAACCACTATGCCATTGCGGTCCGCAACACCCGCCTTGTGGGCCAAGAGGTCGCGGCTCTTCTCCAGTGGCTGGAG GAATCTGTTCAATTTTCTCGAAGCAATGTTCATCTAATTGGGTACAGCTTGGGTGCACACGTCTCAGGATTCGCTGGCAGTTTCATCGGCGGAAAGCAAAAGATTGGGAGAATCACAG GGCTAGATGCCGCGGGCCCTTTGTTTGAAGGAACTTCCCCCAGCGACCGTCTTTCACCAGATGACGCCGATTTTGTGGATGCCATTCACACCTTTACCCGGGAGCACATGGGCCTGAGTGTGGGCATCAAACAGCCCGTAGCACACTACGACTTCTACCCCAATGGGGGCTCCTTCCAGCCTGGCTGCCACCTGCTAGAGCTCTACAAACATATTACCAAGCACGGCCTAAATG CCATCACCCAGACCATAAAGTGCGCCCACGAGCGGTCGGTGCACCTCTTCATCGACTCCTTGATGCACGCTGACACGCAGAGCACCGGCTACACGTGCAGCGACATGGACAGCTTCAGCCAGGGCCTGTGCCTGAACTGCAAGAAGGGCCACTGCAACAAGCTAGGCTACCACATCAGCCAGCAGTGGCGCAGCAAGAAGAGCAAGAAGCTCTTCCTGGTGACACGAGCCCAGTCCCCATTCAAAG TTTATCATTACCAGTTGAAGATCCAGTTCGTCAACCAAATTGAGAAACCAGTAGAACCAACTTTTACCATGTCGCTCCTGGGAACGAAAGAGGAAGTACAGAAAATCCCCATCACTCT GGGCGAAGGAATTACTAGCAATAAAACCTATTCCCTTCTTATCACATTGGATGTGGACATTGGCGAGCTGGTCATGATCAAGTTCAAGCGGGAAAACAGCGCAGTATGGGCCAATGTGTGGAACACAGTCCAAACCATCATCCCGTGGGGCAGAGGGCCGCTCTACTCAGGCCTTATTCTAAAGCACATCAGAGTAAAAGCGGGAGAAACCCAGCAAAG aATAACATTTTGCTTAGAAAACATGGATGATCTACAACTTCACCCAACCCAGGAGAAAAATTTTGTGAGATGTAATGTAACCTCTAAAAAACTGAAGGGAAAGAACACATGA